The following proteins are encoded in a genomic region of Sulfurovum indicum:
- a CDS encoding 5-oxoprolinase subunit C family protein produces MMAFEVINPGLFACIQDAGRHGFMHQGVTPSGALDMHAFRWALQLLGEEDGNAIEAMVGLKLRILQETTIAVTGADLDARVDGVPVEIWRSFPLKAGQVLSFEKRIDGMRTYIAVKGGFDLPRVKGSVACTLHEGVGAVLKKGDRLSFMPKITHQYRHLRAGAVPRYDQEITTLRLLPTYQYNDFSDKAKDIFFSSVYKVTLQSDRMGYRLQGESVEGTGREILSEAIALGSVQIPNDGQPIVLLVQRQTIGGYPKMGVVLAEDCYRLAQLGTGAKVRFETVSLDICKSKNKENI; encoded by the coding sequence ATGATGGCATTTGAAGTGATCAATCCTGGACTGTTTGCCTGTATACAGGATGCCGGACGGCACGGGTTCATGCATCAGGGTGTCACACCGTCAGGTGCACTCGATATGCATGCATTCCGGTGGGCACTGCAACTGCTTGGAGAAGAAGATGGTAATGCTATTGAAGCGATGGTCGGCTTGAAGCTTAGGATATTGCAGGAGACAACTATTGCTGTTACGGGTGCAGATCTGGATGCCAGGGTTGATGGGGTACCTGTTGAAATATGGAGAAGCTTCCCTCTCAAAGCCGGTCAGGTACTGAGCTTTGAAAAACGTATAGATGGAATGAGAACGTACATTGCTGTCAAAGGCGGTTTTGATCTGCCAAGAGTGAAAGGGAGTGTGGCATGTACCCTGCATGAGGGAGTTGGTGCAGTCCTCAAAAAAGGAGACAGACTCTCTTTTATGCCAAAGATTACACATCAGTACAGACATTTACGTGCCGGGGCTGTACCCCGTTATGATCAGGAGATTACTACCCTACGGCTTTTGCCCACATACCAATATAATGACTTTTCCGATAAAGCCAAAGATATTTTTTTCTCTTCAGTATATAAAGTGACTTTACAGAGTGACCGTATGGGATACAGACTGCAGGGTGAGTCCGTTGAAGGGACAGGCAGAGAGATCCTCTCAGAAGCAATTGCCTTGGGTTCAGTGCAGATTCCCAATGATGGGCAGCCTATTGTACTGCTTGTTCAAAGGCAGACGATTGGAGGCTATCCGAAGATGGGAGTAGTACTGGCTGAAGACTGTTACAGACTTGCGCAGTTGGGAACAGGAGCAAAAGTGAGGTTTGAAACGGTATCTTTGGATATTTGTAAAAGTAAGAATAAAGAAAATATTTGA
- a CDS encoding 5-oxoprolinase subunit B family protein: MRIETVSCDSIILRYEARIDEAILDKVQRDYFLLQGREGFIEVVPSYASIWVRFDDKIYSLQNIQQKVLDALNSLAPRQTKTDSRLFEIPVDYTKGPDLIRISEYAGLGINEVIALHTAHTYRVYAIGFMVGFAYLGVVDQRIAIPRLPTPRQKVPKGSVAIANEQTAIYPKESAGGWNIVGQTTFDDFEKFKIGDRIRFVSVRSEE; the protein is encoded by the coding sequence CGCTATGAAGCGCGCATCGATGAAGCGATCTTGGATAAGGTACAGCGTGACTATTTTTTATTGCAGGGCAGGGAAGGGTTCATAGAAGTAGTGCCCTCTTATGCCTCCATCTGGGTACGTTTTGATGACAAAATATATTCTCTGCAGAATATACAGCAAAAGGTACTGGATGCTTTAAACAGTCTGGCGCCCCGTCAAACCAAAACAGATTCCAGACTTTTTGAAATTCCTGTTGACTATACCAAAGGACCTGATCTTATACGTATATCTGAATATGCAGGTTTGGGCATAAACGAAGTTATTGCACTGCACACGGCACACACCTATCGTGTCTATGCTATCGGTTTTATGGTTGGATTCGCTTATCTGGGGGTGGTTGATCAGCGTATCGCCATACCTCGTCTGCCTACTCCAAGACAGAAAGTGCCCAAAGGGAGTGTCGCCATTGCAAATGAGCAGACAGCTATCTATCCTAAAGAGAGTGCAGGAGGGTGGAACATTGTCGGACAGACAACATTTGATGATTTTGAAAAGTTTAAGATCGGAGACAGAATACGGTTTGTATCAGTGAGGAGTGAGGAGTGA